One window of the Nothobranchius furzeri strain GRZ-AD chromosome 3, NfurGRZ-RIMD1, whole genome shotgun sequence genome contains the following:
- the dgkab gene encoding diacylglycerol kinase, alpha b produces the protein MASSDDAGSLTSVDFIQLQHYMEESNLRVKDVIKVFHPGGRLAKHTQGECLDAVGFCLFLKTYLEMEDIPADFCQRLFRYFQHKEQDESSTNPVPKGDVVFLQDVSCYFSVLEEGQPQEKLEFTFKLYDKDGNGLLDSSEVDRIISQMMRAADYLGWDVTELRPVLKDMMCAIDVDASGTVTLEEWLKGGMNNIPLLVLLGLKMAERDGQHIWRLKHFNKPTYCCVCESMLLGIGKQGLCCTCCKYTVHNQCANKNPEPCARTFVKSKQEIGKATHDWIKADCNSTKCQVCFKKIKTLAGKWCVWCQEMRHDDCVIPGVPKCDCGPLKDHILPPWAIYSVSKEEDTKLLNVTPDGHILQISPVPDTHPLLVFVNPKSGGNQGQRVLRKFQGLLNPRQVYNLSNVGPAPGLHFFRNMLQYRILVCGGDGTVGWLLDAIDKAELKVCPPVAVLPLGTGNDMARCLRWGGGYEGAELTEILKEIEASEVIPLDRWSFQVIPNNPQEVEDPVPYEIINNYFSIGVDASIAHRFHSMREKHPQRFNSRMKNKLMYLEFATSESISASCKKLIDCLEIECCGSPLKLNNRSLEGIAILNIPSIHGGSNLWGESKKPDSPSEGRRSEVITDPEILKTVTQEISDKRFEVVGLEGAIEMGQIYTRMKNAGHRLAQTSQITIRTKKAMPMQIDGEPWMQPPCTIHITHKNQANMLMAPPTKASGFFHLK, from the exons AAAGCAACCTGAGGGTCAAAGATGTGATAAAGGTCTTTCATCCAGGAGGTCGTCTGGCCAAGCACACTCAAGGAGAG TGCCTCGATGCCGTGGGCTTCTGTCTCTTCCTGAAGACCTACCTAGAAATGGAGGACATCCCTGCAGATTTCTGCCAACGCCTTTTCCGCTATTTTCAACACAAAGAGCAAGATGAGTCCTCAACAAACCCTGTGCCCAAAGGAG atgTTGTGTTTCTTCAGGATGTGTCATGTTACTTCTCGGTTCTGGAGGAAGGACAGCCACAAGAGAAGCTTGAAT TTACCTTTAAACTATACGACAAGGATGGGAACGGCCTATTGGACAGCTCT GAAGTGGATCGTATTATCAGCCAGATGATGCGGGCTGCTGATTACCTGGGCTGGGACGTGACTGAACTCAGACCA GTGCTGAAAGACATGATGTGTGCGATAGACGTGGACGCCAGCGGGACTGTCACTCTGGAGGAGTGGTTGAAAGGAGGCATGAACAATATTCCCTTACTCGTGCTTCTTGGACTGAAG ATGGCAGAGAGGGACGGGCAGCACATTTGGAGGCTGAAGCATTTTAACAAGCCGACCTACtgctgtgtgtgtgagagcatgcTCCTCGGCATTGGAAAGCAGGGACTCTGCTGCACGT GCTGCAAGTACACTGTTCACAACCAGTGTGCCAACAAGAACCCTGAGCCCTGCGCTCGCACCTTTGTCAAATCCAAACAGGAAATTGGT AAAGCCACTCATGACTGGATCAAGGCTGACTGTAACTCCACCAAGTGTCAGGTCTGCTTCAAGAAGATCAAAACCTTAGCAGGGAAGTGGTGTGTGTGGTGCCAGGAAATG CGTCATGACGACTGTGTCATTCCTGGGGTACCGAAATGTGACTGTGGGCCTCTGAAGGACCATATTCTGCCTCCCTGGGCCATCTACTCCGTCTCTAAG GAAGAGGACACCAAACTGCTGAATGTCACTCCTGATGGTCACATCCTGCAG ATTTCTCCTGTTCCAGACACACATCCTTTGCTGGTGTTTGTAAATCCTAAAAGTGGAGGGAATCAGGGTCAACG AGTGCTCAGGAAGTTTCAAGGCCTGCTGAATCCACGTCAGGTTTACAATTTGTCCAACGTAGGTCCTGCTCCAGG GCTGCACTTCTTCAGGAATATGCTTCAGTACAGGATTTTGGTGTGTGGGGGAGACGGCACGGTTGGGTGGCTCCTGGATGCTATAG ACAAAGCAGAGCTTAAGGTGTGTCCTCCTGTTGCCGTCTTGCCACTGGGCACTGGGAATGACATGGCTCGCTGTCTACGCTGGGGAGGAG GATACGAAGGGGCGGAGCTGACAGAAATCCTGAAGGAGATTGAAGCTAGTGAGGTGATCCCTCTGGACCGCTGGAGCTTTCAGGTGATCCCAAACAACCCTCAGGAGGTAGAAGACCCTGTTCCTTATGAGATCATCAATAACTACTTTTCCATTGGAGTG gaTGCTTCTATTGCTCATCGCTTTCACTCCATGAGAGAGAAGCATCCCCAGAGGTTCAACAGCAG AATGAAAAACAAGCTTATGTATTTGGAGTTTGCTACTTCTGAGTCCATCTCTGCCTCCTGCAAGAAGCTGATCGATTGTCTGGAGATTGAG TGCTGTGGAAGTCCGCTCAAACTGAACAACAGGTCATTAGAAGGTATTGCTATCCTCAACATACCCAGCATACACGGAGGCTCCAACCTATGGGGTGAGTCCAAGAAACCCGATAGTCCGTCAGAGGGTCGGCGTAGCGAGGTGATAACCGACCCCGAAATTCTCAAAACTGTCACACAAG AAATAAGCGATAAGCGTTTTGAGGTGGTGGGGCTGGAAGGAGCCATAGAGATGGGACAGATCTACACCAGAATGAAGAACGCTGGGCACAGGCTGGCACAGACCTCCCAAATTACCATCAG AACAAAGAAGGCGATGCCCATGCAGATAGACGGGGAGCCGTGGATGCAGCCTCCGTGTACC ATCCACATTACTCACAAGAACCAGGCTAACATGCTAATGGCTCCTCCAACCAAAGCGtctggcttctttcacctcaaGTAA